The following are from one region of the Cottoperca gobio chromosome 13, fCotGob3.1, whole genome shotgun sequence genome:
- the arhgap35a gene encoding rho GTPase-activating protein 35, with amino-acid sequence MMMAKKQDVRAPTYNLVVIGLSGTEKEKGQCGVGKSCLCNRFVRPSADDFHLDHTSVLSTSDFGGRVVNNDHFLFWGEAGRMLEEGPECRMNVVEQTEFIDDQTFQPHRSTALQPYIKRAASTKLASAEKLMYFCTDQLGLEQDFEQKQMPEGKILVDGFLLCVDVSRGMNRSFEDQMKFVTNLYNQLAKTKKPVVLVLTKCDEGVERYIKDSHTFALAKKNLQVVETSARSNVNVDLAFLTLVQLIDKSRGKPKIIPYFEALKQQSQQIASAKDRYEWLVSRIVKNHNETWPTVSRRMQSAPEYKDYVFLEGTAKAKKLFQQHVHRLKQEHIEKRRKAYLSTLPQALSVLLPELDEIDHLSWSGVQKVLETKREFSQWFIVLDDTPWEATPHIDNLEDDRIPQDLLETPTAEAIYETHLEHLRNERKRAEMRWEFKEKLSVSPFITPGKPWEEARSFIMNEDFYHWLDETEYLDIYNKHQKEIIDRAKEDFQELLLEYSELFYELEVDAKPSKEKMGAIQEVLGEEQRFKALQKLQAERDALVLKHIHFVYHPTKDTCPNSPHCVDSKIEQILASRFPTRYPSSDSSRLDLGRAERINLVILGKDGLAREMANEIRAMCTSDDRYVLDGKIYELALRPIEGNVRLPVNSFHTPTFTPHGCLCLYNSKESLSYVVESLEKLRESTISRRERENSLAQLPLSLLLVTKRGVGSIGDIGGETAQTLIQQGQQVAGKLQCAYLDPASPGMGYSRNINERQINQLLKGLLESRRSIGSSSPPLPPPPSAFRDSQSQPMLEADLRIVMCLMCGDTYDIDQLLAPFLLPQHCRPAASLSSGTSVLLDLSIGGQRLNVELSLLSFHSSFSLRKTKLVHGYIAVYSARRKASMETLCAFLCEVQDIIPVQLLAVGESQMELSDSESAKEQVSQGEELAHEIEARFNTVICGHGGVVGGLHKIDLFQTFLKEAVEKCTIIEATHMYDNVAEACTNESMSPRCGSPSPVNIPMDSEDDIDPSPPYPSLREDGSLSSHLGNFKIPDLDSSDTFSVISELSTFESKLNNKVPPQVKPKPVRKVNLGPYMDQQGGTNRRSLPQAVTWAPGSDGGYDPSDYAEPMDAVSKPRPTEEETIYSVPHDSTQGKIITIRNANKGHSNGSAGGNGSDSEADSSSLERRRKLSAIGVKPKLYRDRSKRLGKFSSFRTSFSIGSDDEIGGPPKASQDEGGAQKDNSIEESEDPKRRNILKSLRRNTKKPRAKPRHSISKPIESNYFGLPLATVVTPERPIPVFIEKCIRFIDTTGLTTEGIYRVSGNKAEMESMQRQFDQDHNLDLVEKDFTMNTVAGAMKAFFSELPEPLVPYSMQGDLVDAFKIPDREQRFQTMKDILRRFPKENYEVFKYVTSHLNKVSQNNKSNLMTSENLSICFWPTLMRPDFTTMDALTATRTYQTIIESFIHQCAYFFYNQPLSEVLPGSPTSTLSGGTSAYSCMAGGYSSSPTPSPTPYVLPATPPVIPHYGPPIHHHHHHHHHLHHQHSHQSPPHSPPATPQSPIPALLPPSLHPHHPPTEQHTL; translated from the exons ATGATGATGGCCAAAAAGCAAGATGTCCGGGCACCCACATACAACCTCGTTGTGATTGGGCTGTCCGGCACGGAGAAGGAGAAAGGCCAATGTGGTGTGGGCAAGTCTTGCCTATGTAACCGCTTTGTCCGGCCAAGTGCAGATGACTTCCACCTAGACCACACCTCCGTTCTTAGCACCAGTGACTTTGGAGGCCGTGTTGTGAACAATGACCACTTCCTGTTCTGGGGAGAGGCTGGGCGCATGTTGGAGGAGGGGCCTGAATGCCGTATGAATGTGGTGGAGCAGACAGAGTTCATTGATGATCAAACGTTCCAGCCACACCGAAGCACGGCACTCCAGCCTTACATCAAGAGGGCAGCTTCCACCAAGTTGGCTTCAGCTGAGAAGCTGATGTACTTTTGCACAGATCAGCTGGGGCTGGAGCAGGACTTTGAGCAGAAACAGATGCCTGAAGGCAAAATCTTGGTGGACGGCTTCTTACTATGTGTGGATGTTAGCAGGGGAATGAACCGTAGTTTTGAGGATCAGATGAAGTTTGTTACCAACCTGTACAACCAGCTGGCCAAAACGAAGAAACCTGTGGTACTGGTTCTCACCAAATGTGATGAAGGAGTTGAGCGATATATTAAAGACTCACACACCTTTGCCCTAGCCAAGAAGAACCTACAGGTGGTAGAAACATCAGCACGCTCTAATGTCAATGTTGACCTAGCCTTTCTTACACTGGTTCAGCTAATAGACAAGAGTAGGGGAAAGCCCAAAATCATCCCTTACTTTGAGGCACTAAAACAGCAGAGTCAACAGATTGCCTCAGCCAAAGACCGCTATGAGTGGCTGGTCAGCCGAATTGTGAAGAACCACAATGAGACATGGCCCACGGTCAGTCGACGCATGCAGTCTGCCCCTGAGTACAAGGACTATGTTTTCCTTGAGGGGACAGCTAAAGCCAAGAAGCTCTTCCAGCAGCATGTGCATAGACTTAAACAAGAGCATATAGAGAAACGTAGGAAGGCCTATCTAAGTACTCTCCCACAGGCCCTGTCTGTTCTGTTACCAGAGTTGGATGAGATAGACCACCTGAGCTGGTCTGGAGTTCAGAAAGTCttggagacaaagagagagttCTCCCAATGGTTTATAGTGCTGGATGACACTCCTTGGGAGGCCACACCACACATTGATAACCTGGAGGATGATCGAATCCCGCAGGACCTCCTGGAGACCCCCACAGCTGAAGCTATCTATGAGACCCACTTGGAGCATCTAAGAAATGAGCGTAAACGAGCTGAGATGAGATGGGAGTTCAAGGAGAAACTAAGTGTTTCACCTTTCATCACTCCAGGGAAACCCTGGGAGGAGGCCCGGAGTTTCATCATGAATGAAGACTTCTACCATTGGCTGGATGAGACTGAATATCTGGATATCTACAACAAACACCAGAAGGAAATCATTGACCGAGCCAAAGAGGACTTTCAGGAACTGCTCCTTGAATACTCTGAGCTTTTTTATGAGCTGGAAGTGGATGCAAAGCCAAGTAAAGAGAAAATGGGAGCTATTCAAGAGGTGTTGGGTGAGGAGCAAAGGTTTAAAGCCCTGCAGAAGCTGCAGGCAGAAAGGGATGCTCTGGTATTGAAACATATCCACTTTGTCTACCACCCCACAAAGGACACCTGTCCCAATAGCCCCCACTGTGTGGACAGTAAGATCGAGCAGATACTGGCCTCAAGATTCCCTACCCGCTACCCATCATCAGATAGTTCAAGATTGGATTTGGGGAGGGCTGAACGGATAAATCTTGTCATCCTAGGGAAAGATGGTCTAGCCAGAGAGATGGCAAATGAGATAAGGGCAATGTGCACCAGTGACGACCGGTACGTGTTAGATGGCAAGATATATGAGTTAGCCCTTCGTCCCATAGAAGGAAACGTACGTCTGCCAGTCAATTCATTCCACACACCAACCTTTACACCCCATGGTTGCCTGTGTTTGTACAACTCAAAAGAATCCCTCTCTTATGTTGTTGAAAGTCTAGAGAAGCTTAGGGAGTCAACTATAAGCAGAAGGGAAAGGGAAAACAGCTTAGCCCAACTCCCATTGTCCCTCCTTCTGGTCACCAAGCGGGGGGTGGGATCTATTGGTGATATTGGGGGGGAGACAGCTCAGACTCTTATCCAACAAGGGCAGCAGGTGGCTGGAAAGCTGCAGTGTGCCTACCTAGACCCTGCCTCTCCAGGCATGGGCTACAGTCGCAATATCAATGAGAGGCAGATCAACCAGTTGCTGAAGGGCCTCTTAGAATCAAGGAGAAGCATAGGGAGCAGCTCCCCTCCCTTACCCCCTCCACCCTCTGCCTTCAGAGACTCTCAGTCTCAGCCAATGCTAGAGGCAGACCTGAGGATAGTCATGTGCCTGATGTGCGGAGACACGTACGACATAGACCAGCTCCTTGCTCCCTTCCTGTTGCCCCAGCATTGCCGTCCTGCCGCCAGCCTCAGCAGTGGCACTTCTGTTTTGCTAGATCTCAGTATAGGAGGTCAGAGGCTGAACGTTGAGCTGTCACTGCTCTCCTTTCATTCCTCATTCTCGCTCCGCAAAACAAAGCTGGTCCACGGCTACATTGCAGTTTACTCTGCTCGCCGCAAGGCCTCTATGGAGACATTATGTGCTTTCCTGTGTGAGGTCCAAGACATCATCCCAGTCCAGTTGCTAGCAGTAGGGGAGAGCCAGATGGAGCTGTCGGACTCAGAGTCAGCTAAGGAGCAGGTCAGTCAGGGAGAGGAACTGGCCCATGAAATAGAGGCCAGGTTTAACACAGTAATATGTGGACATGGTGGGGTGGTAGGGGGGCTTCACAAGATAGACCTTTTCCAAACCTTCCTCAAAGAGGCGGTAGAGAAGTGCACTATTATTGAGGCTACACACATGTATGATAATGTGGCTGAGGCATGTACCAATGAGAGCATGAGCCCTCGCTGTGGCTCTCCTAGTCCAGTTAACATTCCTATGGACTCAGAGGACGATATTGACCCATCACCACCTTACCCTTCCTTGAGGGAGGATGGCAGTCTCAGTTCCCACCTGGGAAACTTCAAGATACCGGATCTGGATTCAAGTGATACCTTCTCTGTCATTTCTGAGCTTAGCACCTTTGAGagcaagctgaacaacaaggtTCCTCCACAAGTGAAGCCCAAGCCTGTCCGTAAGGTTAACCTCGGCCCCTACATGGACCAGCAGGGTGGCACCAACCGCCGCTCTTTGCCCCAAGCTGTTACCTGGGCTCCAGGTAGCGATGGTGGATATGACCCTTCAGACTACGCAGAACCCATGGATGCTGTAAGCAAACCTCGACCCACAGAAGAGGAGACTATTTACTCTGTCCCTCATGACAGCACACAAGGCAAGATTATCACCATCCGCAATGCCAACAAAGGCCACTCCAACGGGAGTGCTGGGGGGAATGGGTCAGACAGTGAGGCTGATAGCAGCTCACTGGAGCGCAGGAGAAAGTTGTCCGCCATTGGGGTAAAGCCTAAGCTTTACAGAGACAGATCCAAACGGCTTGGCAAGTTCAGCAGTTTTAGGACAAGCTTCTCTATAGGCAGTGATGATGAGATTGGGGGTCCACCCAAGGCTAGCCAAGATGAGGGAGGAGCCCAAAAGGACAACTCTATTGAGGAGAGTGAGGACCCCAAAAGGAGAAATATCCTTAAGAGCCTGCGCAGAAATACAAAG aaACCACGAGCCAAACCCAGGCATTCCATCTCAAAACCCATCGAGAGCAACTACTTTGGCTTGCCGCTGGCCACCGTGGTCACTCCTGAGAGGCCAATCCCAGTCTTCATTGAGAAGTGCATCCGTTTCATTGATACAACAG GGTTGACAACAGAGGGCATCTACAGGGTCAGCGGGAACAaggcagagatggagagcaTGCAGCGGCAATTTGACCAAG ACCACAACCTGGACCTGGTGGAGAAAGACTTCACCATGAACACAGTAGCCGGAGCCATGAAGGCCTTCTTCTCTGAGCTACCCGAGCCTCTGGTGCCCTACAGCATGCAGGGAGATCTGGTGGATGCCTTCA AGATCCCCGATAGGGAGCAGCGCTTCCAGACGATGAAGGACATTCTGCGCCGCTTCCCCAAGGAGAATTACGAGGTCTTCAAATATGTCACCAGCCACTTGAACAA AGTGAGCCAGAACAACAAGTCGAATCTAATGACCAGTGAGAACCTGTCCATCTGTTTCTGGCCCACACTGATGAGACCAGACTTCACCACCATGGACGCCCTGACTGCCACCCGCACCTACCAGACAATCATCGAGAGCTTCATCCACCAGTGCGCGTACTTCTTCTACAATCAGCCGCTGTCCGAGGTCCTCCCTGGCTCTCCCACCTCTACGCTCTCCGGAGGAACCTCGGCCTACTCCTGCATGGCTGGAGGCTACTCATCCTCGCCGACTCCGTCCCCGACTCCCTACGTCCTCCCAGCCACCCCTCCTGTCATTCCACACTACGGCCCTCCtatccaccaccaccaccaccaccaccaccaccttcaCCATCAACATTCACATCAATCCCCACCCCACTCCCCACCTGCTACTCCCCAGTCCCCGATCCCAGCCCTGCTGCCGCCCTCCCTGCACCCCCATCACCCCCCTACGGAACAACACACGCTGTGA